Genomic window (Nitrososphaerota archaeon):
TTTGAATATGCCCTGAAGCCGCTCTGGGTATCACTTACCTTAGAGCCTGAGGCTTGCTTAAAAAGAGAGTTTATAATCCTGTGGCCTACCTTTCTATAATTGGGTGTGTTCTCGTCTGAGTTTAGGAAACGAGAGCCAATTACCACGTCAGCTACCCCTTTGACTATAGGTTCGACTAGTTTGGGGATTTCCTTTGCGTCATGCTGCCAATCCGCGTCTAGGGTGACTACTGCGTCAGGTTTTAGGCTTTTGCATACTTCAAATAGCGTTTTTAGAGCAGCTCCTTTGCCCATATTTTGAGGGTGTCTGAATACTTCGGCTCCTAGGTGTTGAGCTATTTCGGAGGTCATGTCTTTGGAGCCATCGTCGCATACTAGGATTTTGTCTACGTGTTTAGATGATTCGATGAGTACTTTCGCTATGGTGTGCTCTTCGTTGTAGGCTGGGATGCAAGCTACTATCATCGAGTCACGGCTACGAGTCATTTTTTCCTTAGACTAAATAACTGTCCTTAGACTAAATAACTGTTTAATATGGCCATTGTGCATGACTCCTATTGGGCCGTTGGTGTTGCGACCGTTGTGCGTAACTTGCTGTAGGAAGCTTCAAATCATACAATACGTCTTACAATACGTAAGACATGCCTACTATAAGCGTTAGAATCTCAAAGAAAGAAAA
Coding sequences:
- a CDS encoding glycosyltransferase family 2 protein, which gives rise to MTRSRDSMIVACIPAYNEEHTIAKVLIESSKHVDKILVCDDGSKDMTSEIAQHLGAEVFRHPQNMGKGAALKTLFEVCKSLKPDAVVTLDADWQHDAKEIPKLVEPIVKGVADVVIGSRFLNSDENTPNYRKVGHRIINSLFKQASGSKVSDTQSGFRAYSKQALKIIELKADGIETDSEILLDATKKGLRVIEIPITIRYEGDTSTYNPFNHGYTVVSYILQKIVLGRPLLLLGLPGLTLLGIGLYISTIVIDLYNASRYFSVPFALGAIFFFTVGTLILLTSVMLYAISIILKEEIRKPS